A region of Paractinoplanes abujensis DNA encodes the following proteins:
- a CDS encoding glycosyltransferase family 4 protein, translated as MGDDWRGSVALVLASSTGGVGQHVASLARGLVAAGCDVMVCGPAATGELFGFTAAGATFVAVEIPATPGAQDAGAVRQLRGALGARRPDVVHAHGFRAGFVAQLARSGAPLVVTWHNAVLSRNGLRGQLAGLVERVVARSATLTLGASQDLVDRATELGARHARLGAVAAPTLPVPKRTRTAVRAEFRLPPRTPLILSVGRLHPQKRYDLLVEASARWRDLDPAPVVVVAGSGPSYMSLAQLASQKRAPFHLLGHRTDVSDLLLGADLAVITSDWEARQLFAQEALESGTPLISTAVGGLPGLVGDAAMLIPPGDVDALDNAVRAMLTDPGLRADYAARGPEQAATWPGEADTVADVLAAYGEVTSS; from the coding sequence GTGGGCGACGACTGGCGTGGTTCGGTGGCTCTGGTGCTGGCCTCCAGCACCGGTGGGGTCGGCCAGCACGTCGCGTCCCTGGCCCGGGGGCTGGTCGCGGCGGGCTGCGACGTCATGGTGTGCGGCCCGGCGGCCACCGGCGAGCTGTTCGGCTTCACCGCGGCCGGCGCCACCTTCGTCGCCGTCGAGATTCCCGCCACGCCCGGCGCGCAGGACGCCGGGGCCGTCCGGCAGCTGCGCGGCGCCCTGGGCGCCCGCCGCCCCGACGTGGTGCACGCCCACGGCTTCCGGGCCGGTTTCGTGGCCCAGCTCGCCCGCTCCGGGGCGCCGCTGGTGGTCACCTGGCACAACGCCGTGCTGTCCCGCAACGGCCTGCGCGGGCAGCTCGCCGGGCTGGTCGAGCGGGTCGTGGCCCGCAGCGCCACCCTCACCCTGGGCGCCTCGCAGGACCTCGTGGACCGGGCCACCGAGCTGGGCGCCCGCCACGCCCGGCTCGGGGCGGTCGCCGCGCCCACCCTGCCGGTGCCCAAGCGCACCCGGACGGCCGTACGGGCCGAGTTCCGCCTGCCGCCGCGCACCCCGCTGATCCTCTCCGTCGGCCGGCTGCACCCGCAGAAGCGCTACGACCTGCTCGTCGAGGCGTCCGCCCGGTGGCGTGACCTCGACCCGGCGCCGGTGGTCGTGGTGGCCGGCTCCGGCCCCAGCTACATGTCCCTGGCCCAGCTGGCCTCGCAGAAACGCGCGCCGTTCCACCTGCTGGGCCACCGCACCGACGTGTCCGACCTGCTGCTCGGGGCCGACCTGGCCGTGATCACCAGCGACTGGGAGGCCCGGCAGCTGTTCGCCCAGGAGGCCCTGGAGTCGGGCACGCCGCTGATCAGCACGGCCGTGGGCGGGCTGCCCGGCCTGGTCGGCGACGCGGCCATGCTGATCCCGCCCGGCGACGTGGACGCGCTCGACAATGCCGTACGGGCGATGCTCACCGACCCCGGCCTGCGCGCCGACTACGCCGCCCGCGGGCCCGAACAGGCCGCGACCTGGCCCGGTGAGGCCGACACGGTGGCCGACGTGCTGGCGGCGTACGGGGAAGTGACAAGCTCTTGA
- a CDS encoding CTP synthase: protein MASTVRETRHIFVTGGVASSLGKGLTASSLGNLLTARGLRVVMQKLDPYLNVDPGTMNPFQHGEVFVTEDGAETDLDVGHYERFLDRSLSGKANVTTGQVYSAVIARERRGEYLGDTVQVIPHITNEIKSRIFAMADPDESGRRPDVVITEVGGTVGDMESLPFLEAIRQVRHEVGRDHVFYLHVSLVPYLAPSGELKTKPTQHSVAALRNIGIQPDALVCRSDREIPEKLKHKLALYCDVDREAVVAAPDAPSIYDIPKVLHDEGLDAYVVRRLGLSFRDVNWTQWDDLLHRVHHPKRTITIALVGKYVDLPDAYLSVSEAIRAAGFANNVKVQLRWVPSDDCETTAGAAAALKGVDGIVIPGGFGVRGIEGKINTSRYARENQIPILGICLGLQCMTIDAARHLAGLAGANSLEFDEQAPYPVISTMADQEDIVAGKGDLGGTMRLGAYPAALTEGSIVAEVYGSTDISERHRHRYEVNNDYRAKLTDAGLVFSGTSPDGRLVEFIELDRAVHPYFVATQAHPELKSRPTRPHPLFDGLAKAAIEYAAADELPVDAS from the coding sequence TTGGCCTCTACAGTGCGCGAAACGCGGCACATCTTCGTCACCGGGGGCGTCGCCTCCTCGCTGGGCAAGGGCCTCACCGCCTCCAGCCTCGGCAACCTTCTGACCGCGCGCGGGCTCCGGGTCGTCATGCAGAAGCTCGACCCCTACCTGAACGTCGACCCGGGCACGATGAACCCCTTCCAGCACGGCGAGGTCTTCGTCACCGAGGACGGCGCCGAGACCGACCTCGACGTCGGCCACTACGAGCGGTTCCTCGACCGGTCACTGTCCGGCAAAGCCAACGTGACGACCGGCCAGGTCTACTCGGCCGTCATCGCGCGTGAGCGGCGCGGCGAATACCTCGGCGACACCGTGCAGGTCATCCCGCACATCACCAACGAGATCAAATCGCGGATCTTCGCGATGGCCGACCCCGACGAGTCCGGCCGCCGGCCCGACGTCGTGATCACCGAGGTCGGCGGCACGGTCGGTGACATGGAATCGCTGCCCTTCCTCGAGGCGATCCGCCAGGTGCGGCACGAAGTCGGCCGCGACCACGTGTTCTACCTGCACGTCTCACTGGTGCCCTACCTGGCGCCGTCGGGCGAGCTCAAGACCAAGCCGACCCAGCACTCGGTGGCCGCGCTGCGCAACATCGGCATCCAGCCCGACGCGCTGGTCTGCCGCAGCGACCGCGAGATCCCCGAGAAGCTCAAACACAAACTGGCGCTCTACTGCGACGTCGACCGCGAGGCCGTGGTGGCCGCGCCCGACGCGCCCAGCATCTACGACATCCCCAAGGTGCTGCACGACGAAGGCCTCGACGCGTACGTCGTACGGCGTCTGGGTCTGTCCTTCCGCGACGTCAACTGGACGCAATGGGACGACCTGCTGCACCGGGTGCACCACCCCAAGCGCACCATCACGATCGCGCTCGTCGGCAAATACGTCGACCTGCCCGACGCGTACCTGTCGGTCAGCGAGGCCATCCGGGCCGCCGGCTTCGCCAACAACGTCAAGGTGCAGCTGCGCTGGGTGCCCAGCGACGACTGCGAGACCACGGCGGGCGCCGCGGCGGCGCTCAAGGGCGTCGACGGCATCGTGATCCCCGGCGGCTTCGGCGTCCGCGGCATCGAAGGCAAAATCAACACCTCCCGGTACGCGCGGGAGAACCAGATCCCCATCCTCGGCATCTGCCTGGGCCTGCAGTGCATGACCATCGACGCCGCGCGGCACCTGGCCGGGCTGGCCGGGGCCAACTCGCTCGAGTTCGACGAGCAGGCGCCCTACCCGGTGATCTCGACGATGGCCGACCAGGAGGACATCGTGGCCGGCAAGGGCGACCTGGGCGGCACGATGCGGCTGGGCGCCTACCCGGCCGCGCTGACCGAAGGCTCGATCGTGGCCGAGGTGTACGGCTCGACCGACATCTCCGAACGCCACCGCCACCGGTACGAGGTCAACAACGACTACCGGGCCAAGCTCACCGACGCCGGCCTGGTCTTCTCGGGCACGTCGCCGGACGGGCGGCTGGTCGAATTCATCGAACTCGACCGCGCGGTGCACCCCTACTTCGTGGCCACCCAGGCCCACCCCGAGCTCAAGAGCCGGCCCACCCGCCCCCACCCGCTCTTCGACGGCCTGGCCAAGGCCGCCATCGAGTACGCGGCGGCCGACGAGCTGCCCGTGGACGCCTCGTGA
- a CDS encoding NUDIX domain-containing protein, which yields MSFTHAVQSRVTRYEGPIFSVFTDEVTMSSGGTAKRDVVQNKGAVGVVALDEVGRVVLIKQYRHAVGQRLWELPAGLRDVEGEDLSRTAARELAEEADLEAGQYHLLIDLFTSPGFADETIRIFLARDLTPVPSRFERTDEEADIEVAWIDLDEAVAMVFRGEITNAAAVGGLLAAARARDEGWATLRPAT from the coding sequence GTGAGCTTCACACACGCGGTGCAGTCCCGCGTCACCCGCTACGAGGGCCCGATCTTCTCGGTCTTCACCGACGAGGTGACGATGTCGTCGGGCGGCACGGCGAAACGCGACGTCGTGCAGAACAAAGGCGCCGTCGGAGTGGTCGCGCTGGACGAGGTCGGCCGGGTCGTGCTGATCAAGCAGTACCGGCACGCCGTCGGGCAACGCCTGTGGGAACTGCCGGCCGGGCTGCGTGACGTCGAAGGCGAAGACCTTTCCCGTACGGCGGCGCGCGAACTGGCCGAGGAGGCCGACCTCGAAGCCGGGCAGTACCACCTGCTCATCGACCTGTTCACGTCGCCCGGATTCGCCGACGAGACAATCCGGATCTTCCTGGCCCGCGACCTGACACCGGTGCCCTCCCGGTTCGAGCGCACGGACGAGGAAGCCGACATCGAGGTGGCCTGGATCGACCTCGACGAGGCCGTCGCGATGGTCTTCCGTGGCGAGATCACCAACGCCGCCGCCGTGGGTGGCCTGCTGGCCGCCGCCCGCGCCCGCGACGAGGGCTGGGCCACGCTGCGACCCGCGACCTGA
- a CDS encoding cutinase family protein has protein sequence MTKRRVGATGRRGRRLVLVGVSAVVVIAGAMVAPQAFAGTAGSSAAASGNGSFLQRLRERFAQNGGQNGGQTGGQAGGGNAAGCSDVELVFARGTGEPQGLGIVGRPLAQALAAELPGRTVGSFAVVYAAASNQRSAGPGATNMTEHIEQVAQNCPETQFVIGGYSQGASVTDIAIGIRGAGTAGKAIPANLRGQVAAVVVYGNPLGLRRQTIAQAAPEFADRTVEFCNNGDPVCGGGNNFAAHLAYNRNGTVGRGAEFAAGRIGG, from the coding sequence ATGACTAAGCGACGCGTGGGGGCGACGGGGCGCCGGGGGCGGCGGCTTGTGTTGGTCGGGGTCAGTGCCGTGGTGGTGATCGCGGGGGCGATGGTGGCGCCGCAGGCTTTTGCGGGGACTGCGGGGAGCAGCGCAGCAGCCAGCGGTAACGGCTCGTTCTTGCAGCGGCTGCGGGAGCGGTTCGCGCAGAACGGCGGGCAGAACGGCGGGCAGACCGGCGGGCAGGCCGGGGGTGGAAACGCGGCCGGGTGTTCGGATGTCGAGCTGGTGTTCGCGCGGGGCACCGGGGAGCCGCAGGGGCTGGGCATCGTGGGCCGGCCGCTCGCGCAGGCCCTGGCGGCCGAGCTGCCGGGCCGTACGGTGGGCTCTTTCGCCGTGGTTTATGCGGCCGCGTCCAATCAGCGCAGTGCTGGGCCCGGTGCGACCAACATGACCGAGCACATCGAGCAGGTCGCGCAGAACTGCCCGGAGACGCAGTTCGTGATCGGCGGCTACTCGCAGGGCGCGTCGGTGACCGACATCGCCATCGGTATTCGGGGCGCAGGCACTGCGGGCAAGGCCATCCCGGCCAACCTGCGGGGTCAGGTGGCGGCCGTGGTCGTCTACGGCAACCCGCTGGGGCTGCGCCGGCAGACGATCGCCCAGGCCGCTCCGGAGTTCGCGGACAGGACGGTCGAGTTCTGCAACAACGGTGACCCGGTGTGCGGCGGCGGCAACAACTTCGCGGCGCACCTGGCCTACAACCGCAACGGCACGGTGGGGCGGGGCGCCGAGTTCGCGGCCGGGAGGATCGGCGGCTGA
- a CDS encoding M28 family metallopeptidase codes for MRASIVLGVAALTLGLATAPAQAQSALLAAPDIPVANVKAHLTQLQNIATANGGNRAHGRPGYLASVTYVKNLLDAAGYTTRQQSFTYNGATGYNLIADWPGGDTADTLMVGAHLDSVTAGPGINDNGSGSAANLEVALAVARSGFQPDRHLRFGWWGAEELGLRGSTAYVNSLTTAQKREITGYLNFDMVGSPNPGYFLYDGDNSDGTGSGPGPAGSAQIEQTLADYFTSIGVPTRGTDFDGRSDYGPFIANGIPAGGIFTGAEGRKTAAQVQLWGGTATTFDPCYHASCDTITNINDTALDRNADAIAYAVWTLADGGTTPPPTGTTVYSDDFETATGWTAGTADTATSGRFERGDPAATSSGVATQLGNAAGGTYDLVTGATAGASAGANDVDGGTTTIVSPAITLPTGTLTLSFNWYLSHLNNASSADYFRVRVISGSTTSTVFTQAGAASDRAAAWATGSVNLSSFAGQTIRLSVEAADLSTASLVEAAVDNVKITKA; via the coding sequence GTGCGAGCATCCATCGTCCTCGGCGTCGCCGCGCTGACGTTAGGACTGGCCACCGCCCCGGCCCAGGCCCAGTCGGCGCTCCTGGCCGCGCCCGACATCCCGGTCGCCAACGTCAAGGCGCATCTGACGCAGCTGCAGAACATCGCCACGGCCAACGGCGGCAACCGCGCGCACGGCCGGCCCGGCTACCTGGCCTCGGTCACGTACGTCAAGAATCTGCTCGACGCGGCCGGCTACACCACGCGCCAGCAGTCGTTCACGTACAACGGCGCCACCGGCTACAACCTCATCGCGGACTGGCCCGGCGGCGACACCGCGGACACCCTGATGGTCGGCGCGCACCTCGACAGCGTCACCGCGGGCCCGGGCATCAACGACAACGGCTCGGGTTCGGCCGCCAACCTCGAGGTCGCCCTGGCCGTCGCGCGCAGCGGTTTCCAGCCCGACCGGCATCTGCGCTTCGGCTGGTGGGGTGCCGAGGAGCTCGGGCTGCGCGGCTCGACCGCGTACGTCAATTCGCTCACGACCGCGCAAAAACGTGAGATCACCGGTTACCTCAACTTCGACATGGTCGGCTCACCCAACCCCGGCTATTTCCTGTACGACGGTGACAACTCCGACGGCACGGGTTCGGGTCCCGGCCCGGCCGGCTCCGCGCAGATCGAACAGACGCTGGCCGACTACTTCACGTCGATCGGCGTGCCCACCCGCGGCACCGACTTCGACGGGCGCAGTGACTACGGCCCGTTCATCGCGAACGGCATCCCGGCCGGCGGCATCTTCACCGGCGCCGAAGGCCGCAAGACGGCCGCGCAGGTGCAGCTGTGGGGCGGCACGGCCACGACGTTCGACCCCTGCTACCACGCCTCGTGCGACACGATCACGAACATCAACGACACCGCGCTCGACCGTAATGCGGACGCCATCGCGTACGCGGTCTGGACGCTGGCCGACGGCGGCACCACTCCCCCGCCGACCGGCACGACCGTCTACTCCGACGACTTCGAGACGGCGACCGGCTGGACGGCGGGCACGGCCGACACCGCCACGTCGGGCCGGTTCGAGCGCGGCGACCCGGCCGCCACCAGTTCGGGCGTCGCGACCCAGCTCGGCAACGCCGCCGGCGGCACGTACGACCTGGTCACCGGGGCCACCGCCGGGGCCAGCGCAGGCGCCAACGACGTCGACGGCGGCACCACCACGATCGTCTCGCCCGCGATCACGCTGCCCACGGGCACGCTGACGCTCAGCTTCAACTGGTACCTGTCGCACCTGAACAACGCGAGCAGCGCCGACTACTTCCGCGTCCGGGTGATCTCCGGCAGCACCACGAGCACGGTGTTCACCCAGGCCGGGGCGGCATCCGACCGGGCCGCGGCGTGGGCCACCGGCTCGGTCAACCTGTCCTCGTTCGCGGGCCAGACGATCCGCCTGAGCGTGGAGGCCGCCGACCTGTCGACCGCCTCGCTCGTGGAGGCGGCCGTCGACAACGTCAAAATCACCAAGGCCTGA
- a CDS encoding NUDIX domain-containing protein, with protein MTDLGIPGLDLPDHRGRTGLDQVGRDLTGNPGVVIRDVELLATAWHVLRRTTYDYRHRDGSWTTEQRETYDRGDGATILLYDVARRTVLLTRQFRYPAYVNGHPDGMLVEAAAGLLDDDDPASAIRRETAEELGVTVGELEHVFGVWMSPGSVTERLHFYAAPYTAADRTGPGGGVADEGEDIEAVELDFDDALAAIADGRIADAKTIMLLQWAALSGPFRHRP; from the coding sequence ATGACTGACCTCGGCATCCCTGGCCTCGACCTGCCCGACCACCGCGGCCGCACCGGCCTCGACCAGGTGGGCCGCGACCTCACCGGCAACCCCGGCGTGGTGATCCGCGACGTCGAGCTGCTGGCGACGGCGTGGCACGTCCTGCGCCGCACGACGTACGACTACCGCCACCGCGACGGCAGCTGGACGACGGAGCAGCGCGAGACGTACGACCGCGGCGACGGCGCGACGATCCTGCTGTACGACGTGGCCCGGCGCACGGTGCTGCTCACCAGGCAGTTCCGCTACCCCGCCTACGTCAACGGCCACCCCGACGGCATGCTCGTCGAGGCTGCCGCGGGCCTGCTCGACGACGACGACCCGGCCAGTGCGATCCGGCGCGAGACGGCGGAGGAGCTGGGTGTCACGGTCGGCGAGCTGGAGCACGTGTTCGGCGTGTGGATGAGCCCGGGTTCGGTCACCGAGCGCCTGCACTTCTACGCCGCGCCCTATACGGCCGCCGACCGTACGGGACCTGGTGGCGGGGTGGCCGACGAGGGCGAGGACATCGAGGCCGTCGAGCTCGACTTCGACGACGCCCTGGCCGCGATCGCCGACGGCCGCATCGCCGACGCAAAGACGATCATGCTGCTGCAGTGGGCGGCATTGAGCGGCCCCTTCCGGCATCGCCCTTGA
- a CDS encoding DeoR/GlpR family DNA-binding transcription regulator, with protein sequence MLPAERRDFLLERLHAEGKLVVTDIAFELGIAEDNIRRDLRDLAAAGLLQRVYGGALPPAPAAADYATRTTVSPDSKRRVAAAAAALIRPGQTVLLDGGTTALAVVNALPADLEATIVTHSVTVAAALVPHPTVDVLVLGGRLFKHSAVASGAITAEAARTVHADLFLLGVTGVHPKAGLTTGDPDEAAMKRTLAGRAAETYVMASAEKINAASPYVVLPLNEVSGVITDFPDTGDLGVPIVAAP encoded by the coding sequence ATGCTGCCGGCCGAGCGCCGCGACTTCCTGCTGGAGCGGCTGCACGCCGAAGGCAAGCTCGTGGTCACCGACATCGCCTTCGAGCTCGGCATCGCCGAGGACAACATCCGCCGCGACCTGCGCGACCTCGCCGCCGCCGGGCTGCTGCAACGGGTCTACGGGGGAGCGCTGCCCCCGGCGCCGGCCGCTGCCGACTACGCGACACGCACCACGGTCTCGCCGGACAGCAAACGCCGGGTGGCCGCTGCGGCCGCCGCCCTGATCCGGCCCGGCCAGACGGTGCTGCTCGACGGTGGCACGACCGCCCTGGCCGTGGTCAACGCCCTGCCCGCCGACCTGGAGGCCACGATCGTCACGCACAGTGTCACGGTCGCCGCCGCGCTGGTCCCGCATCCGACCGTCGACGTGCTCGTGCTCGGCGGCCGGCTGTTCAAGCACTCGGCGGTCGCCTCCGGCGCGATCACGGCCGAGGCCGCCCGAACCGTCCACGCCGACCTGTTCCTGCTCGGCGTCACCGGCGTACATCCGAAAGCGGGTCTGACCACGGGCGACCCCGACGAGGCGGCGATGAAACGCACGCTGGCCGGCCGGGCCGCCGAGACCTATGTGATGGCCAGTGCGGAGAAGATCAACGCCGCTTCCCCGTACGTGGTGCTGCCGCTGAACGAGGTGAGCGGCGTGATCACGGACTTCCCGGACACGGGGGACCTCGGCGTTCCGATCGTCGCGGCGCCGTAG
- a CDS encoding ribosomal protein L7/L12, translating to MDFAYVVAIIIAVVGFSLVVASDRTRRNTRESARLAAIERKLDTIMTHLGIEEPAATQDSEVLAHLMQGQKIQAIKVYRERTGTGLAEAKDAVERMARERGLS from the coding sequence ATGGACTTCGCCTACGTCGTCGCGATCATCATCGCCGTGGTCGGTTTCAGCCTGGTCGTGGCCTCCGACCGCACCCGGCGCAACACCCGGGAATCGGCACGACTGGCCGCGATCGAACGAAAACTGGACACGATCATGACTCACCTCGGCATCGAGGAGCCCGCGGCGACCCAGGACTCGGAGGTGCTGGCCCACCTGATGCAGGGCCAGAAAATCCAGGCGATCAAGGTCTACCGCGAGCGAACGGGCACGGGACTGGCGGAGGCCAAGGACGCCGTGGAGCGCATGGCCCGGGAACGCGGCCTAAGTTAG
- a CDS encoding MarR family winged helix-turn-helix transcriptional regulator: MSQVELDTSVGYLLKMASSSLHSAMEAVLRPLGMTITHYSCLELLSQRPGLSNSELARGTFVTRQSMNVLLQALERDGLVARPERAPSGRVLPTTLTPKGRRQLATASGAVRAVEDAMLTGMTPAEQDQMRRLLRSCVTALKTPPDAP, from the coding sequence ATGAGTCAAGTCGAGCTGGACACCTCGGTGGGATACCTGCTGAAAATGGCGTCGAGCAGCCTGCACAGCGCGATGGAGGCCGTGCTGCGGCCGCTCGGCATGACGATCACGCACTACTCGTGCCTGGAACTGCTCTCCCAACGGCCCGGCCTGTCCAACTCCGAACTGGCCCGCGGCACGTTCGTCACCAGGCAGTCGATGAACGTGCTGCTGCAGGCCCTGGAACGCGACGGCCTGGTCGCCCGGCCCGAACGCGCGCCGTCCGGCCGGGTGCTGCCGACCACGCTGACCCCGAAGGGCCGCCGCCAGCTGGCCACCGCGAGCGGCGCCGTACGGGCCGTCGAGGACGCCATGCTGACCGGGATGACGCCCGCCGAACAGGACCAGATGCGCCGGCTGCTGCGCTCCTGCGTAACCGCGCTGAAGACACCGCCCGACGCCCCCTGA
- a CDS encoding VOC family protein: protein MAVTGPDFVSLQVSDIERSAAFYEKYLGLRRRPGPPHAVVFDTAPIAFAVRSLVAGPIAEPGRGVALWLHAHDTQEIHDELAGAGVTIVSAPVDGPFGRTFTFADPDGYEVTLHDRA, encoded by the coding sequence ATGGCAGTCACCGGTCCCGACTTCGTCTCTCTGCAGGTCAGCGACATCGAGCGGTCCGCCGCCTTCTACGAGAAATACCTGGGCCTGCGCCGCCGCCCCGGCCCGCCGCACGCCGTCGTCTTCGACACCGCGCCGATCGCCTTCGCCGTGCGGTCGCTCGTCGCCGGCCCGATCGCCGAGCCGGGCCGCGGCGTGGCCCTGTGGCTGCACGCCCATGACACTCAGGAGATCCACGACGAGCTGGCCGGGGCGGGCGTGACGATCGTTTCCGCGCCTGTCGACGGCCCCTTCGGCCGCACGTTCACGTTCGCCGATCCGGACGGTTACGAGGTGACCCTGCATGACCGCGCCTGA
- a CDS encoding EVE domain-containing protein yields the protein MTAPERCWVSTVSLDHVEVAAAGGFTQADHGANTRLRRLRPGDHIVFYSPRTTMIGGDPVRRFTALAVVTGAEPYQAPSEHWRLACTFEPVTPIEVKPLAGALSFISDPAHWGLPFRRGLFTIPADDFAVIAERMRA from the coding sequence ATGACCGCGCCTGAACGGTGCTGGGTCAGCACGGTCAGCCTCGATCATGTCGAGGTGGCCGCCGCGGGCGGGTTCACGCAGGCCGATCATGGTGCGAATACCCGGCTGCGGCGGCTGCGGCCCGGCGATCACATCGTCTTCTATTCACCGCGAACGACGATGATCGGCGGCGATCCCGTGCGGCGATTCACCGCTCTCGCCGTCGTCACCGGGGCCGAGCCCTACCAGGCGCCGAGCGAGCACTGGCGCCTGGCCTGCACCTTCGAGCCGGTGACGCCGATCGAGGTCAAACCCCTGGCCGGCGCATTGTCGTTCATCTCCGACCCGGCGCATTGGGGGCTGCCGTTCCGCCGCGGGCTGTTCACGATCCCGGCTGACGATTTCGCCGTGATCGCCGAGCGCATGAGAGCGTGA
- the ald gene encoding alanine dehydrogenase, which translates to MKVGIPSEVKNNEFRVAITPAGVYEFRRAGHEVFVQSGAGRGSSITDGDYVAAGATILDTADDVWGAADLILKVKEPIAEEYPRMRPGQVLFTYLHLAASKECTDALLDRKVTGIAYETVELPDRSLPLLAPMSEVAGRLAPQVGAYHMMRSGGGRGVLMGGVPGVYAAKVVVIGAGVSGMNAAAIALGMQAEILVLDRNIARLRAADADYRGHLQTVASNAYEIEKAVLDADMVIGAVLVPGAKAPNLVSNELVARMKPGSVLVDISIDQGGCFEDSRPTTHADPVYKVHESLFYCVANMPGAVPHTSTYALTNVTLPYALELANLGWRDALKADPALGLGLNTHDGHVTYGPVAEAHGMTTLDLAEVLN; encoded by the coding sequence ATGAAGGTCGGCATTCCCAGCGAGGTCAAGAACAACGAATTCCGGGTGGCCATCACCCCCGCCGGTGTGTACGAATTCCGTCGCGCCGGGCACGAGGTGTTCGTGCAGTCCGGTGCGGGCCGCGGCTCGTCGATCACCGACGGTGATTACGTGGCCGCCGGTGCCACGATCCTCGACACGGCGGACGACGTGTGGGGCGCGGCCGACCTGATCCTCAAGGTCAAGGAGCCCATCGCCGAGGAGTATCCGCGGATGCGGCCCGGCCAGGTGCTCTTCACCTATCTGCACCTCGCGGCGTCCAAGGAGTGCACCGACGCGCTGCTGGATCGTAAGGTCACCGGCATCGCGTACGAGACGGTCGAGCTGCCCGACCGCTCGCTGCCGTTGCTCGCGCCCATGAGCGAGGTCGCCGGGCGGCTCGCGCCGCAGGTCGGGGCCTATCACATGATGCGCTCGGGCGGCGGCCGCGGCGTGCTCATGGGCGGCGTCCCCGGTGTGTACGCGGCCAAGGTCGTCGTCATCGGGGCCGGTGTCTCCGGCATGAACGCCGCCGCCATCGCGCTCGGCATGCAGGCCGAAATACTGGTGCTCGACCGCAACATCGCCCGGCTGCGCGCCGCCGACGCCGACTACCGGGGGCATCTGCAGACCGTCGCTTCCAACGCATACGAGATCGAGAAGGCAGTGCTCGATGCCGACATGGTCATCGGCGCGGTGCTGGTCCCCGGCGCGAAGGCCCCCAACCTGGTCTCCAACGAGCTCGTGGCCCGCATGAAACCGGGCAGTGTGCTCGTCGACATTTCGATCGACCAGGGCGGCTGCTTCGAGGATTCGCGGCCGACCACGCACGCCGACCCGGTCTACAAGGTGCACGAGTCGCTGTTCTACTGCGTCGCCAACATGCCGGGCGCGGTGCCGCACACCAGCACCTACGCACTGACCAACGTCACCCTGCCGTACGCTCTGGAACTGGCCAACCTGGGCTGGCGCGACGCGCTCAAGGCGGACCCCGCGCTGGGCCTGGGTCTGAACACTCACGACGGGCACGTCACGTACGGGCCGGTCGCGGAGGCCCACGGCATGACGACACTCGACCTGGCAGAGGTGCTCAACTGA